The following proteins are co-located in the Cryptosporidium parvum Iowa II chromosome 6, whole genome shotgun sequence genome:
- a CDS encoding Rab geranylgeranyl transferase beta / prenyltransferase; alpha/alpha toroid fold, with translation MQSLSTKKLNSQKHYEFLLDLYSNKETVNSLLSYPIKMSGLFWGIGSMKLLFNNLQSEDRNQIKKLETRIFEFVESCKVFVDGDVTMVGYSQNKGLNANIVSTHYALLILIMIGKLDQADSAKISKWISSLQNKDGSFRCDQYLETDCRFSYCALSSLTILNRINEIDIIGARSYLLRCYNSDGAFGGVPCSESHAAYTYCCVVSLALLNSLDIINIDRLAFWLCERQLLCGGFNGRPEKAPDVCYSWWIFSLLYFLGRANYIDKNLLEEYIFCSEDISKGGFSDRPGNVSDVFHTFFGISALSLIRFDAIDNIISPIFAVPLNLVPGDS, from the coding sequence ATGCAAAGTTTATCTactaaaaaattaaattctcaGAAACATTATGAGTTTCTATTGGATCTGTATTCCAATAAGGAAACAGTTAATAGTCTTCTAAGTTACCCCATCAAAATGTCAGGTCTATTTTGGGGTATTGGAAGTATGAAgctattatttaataatttacaaAGTGAAGATagaaatcaaattaaaaaactAGAGACTCGTATTTTTGAGTTTGTTGAGAGCTGTAAAGTATTTGTTGATGGAGATGTGACGATGGTTGGTTATTCTCAGAATAAGGGGTTAAACGCTAACATAGTTTCCACGCATTACGCACTCCTTATACTAATTATGATTGGCAAACTAGATCAAGCTGATTCAGctaaaatttcaaagtGGATATCTTCACTCCAAAATAAGGATGGGTCATTTCGTTGCGATCAATATTTGGAGACTGATTGCAGATTTTCCTACTGTGCACTATCAAGCCTAACAATTCTAAACCGAATAAACGAAATTGACATAATAGGCGCCCGGTCTTATTTATTAAGGTGTTACAATTCTGATGGAGCATTTGGCGGAGTTCCGTGCTCAGAATCACATGCAGCATACACATACTGCTGTGTTGTTTCGCTTGCACTTTTAAACTCTCTggatataataaatattgatagGCTTGCCTTCTGGCTTTGCGAAAGACAACTTCTTTGTGGGGGATTTAATGGTAGGCCTGAGAAGGCACCAGATGTTTGTTACTCATGGTGGATATTCTCTCTGCTTTACTTTTTGGGGAGAGCAAACTACATTGATAAGAATTTATTGGAGGAATACATTTTTTGTTCAGAAGACATTTCAAAAGGCGGATTCTCAGATAGACCTGGAAATGTATCAGATGTATTTCATAcattttttggaatttctgctctttctttaataagATTCGACGCaattgataatataattaGCCCTATTTTCGCAGTCCCTCTTAATTTAGTACCTGGTGATAGCTAA